Within Rissa tridactyla isolate bRisTri1 chromosome 4, bRisTri1.patW.cur.20221130, whole genome shotgun sequence, the genomic segment atggcttttctgCATCAAAATGGTGCTCAGACTGCACTGTGCTGAGTCTTAAAGGTTATCCATTCAGTCTGAAGAGTTTACGTGGCCCAAGAGGCGATTGTAATTGCCCCTGtctctcttggtttttttccaggcttgTGATCACCATGGCTGCAGTGGATCGTTTCTACCTCCTGTACAGAGAGATCAGCCGCTCCTGCAGTTTTTACGTAGAGGCCTTGGCTATAGTTGGAGCTTGGTACGCGGTCAGGAAGTGTGTCTCTCTTGCGTTCAACACTTACAGCATGCTGAGGGTGCATGTAATTCCAAAGCTGGGCGGCGAGATTGATCTTGTCAAGCGGTACGGAAAGTGGGCCGTGGTCACTGGTAAGAGACTGAAGCAGTATATTTGCTTATGTTTATATAGCATATTGTGCCGATGCTGTGAAACTTGCTAGCTTATATTGTTGGGTGAGCTTTATGTCACAAGCTGGGCCTGCATTATCTCAGGTTGCAAGTTCATCAGCATGAGCAGTGACAGTTGTTCTGTGCCTTACTAAATTCACTTCCTCGGGAGATGGGTGAGCTCAGTGTTGACTAACCGCTGGGAAAGCACGACggaacattttttccccaaaattacaaggtacACTCCAAATGCATATGAGCGCAGAGAGAGATGCAGACAAGATCCTATTTTTTTGCTATGGGCTTTTCACATGTGCTCGGGTTCTTCTGCAAGGTTTAAGTCATGTGCCTGTGACATCCTTACCTTTCATTAAGGTTCTCCAAGCTCTCTGTTGTTGTCATAGAAAATATAAAACTTCTATGAGTTGGGATTGCAGAAGGTTTCTACTGGCagtcacagaaacatggtgggatgacgcacatgactggagtgctgcagtggatggctgtaaactcttcagaaaggatagcccaggaaggagaggcagtggggtgaccctgtatgttagggagtgttttgattagAGCTTAATGAAGGTGATGATAaggtcgagtgtttatgggtgaGAATCAGGAGGAAGGCCAGCAAGGCAGATAtgatggtgggagtctgttatagactgcccaaccaggatgaagaggcaggtgaaatattctgtaagcagttgggagaagtctcacaatcgctagCCCTTGTTCTCTTGGGGGACTTAACTAAccagacgtctgctggaaatacagtgcagctgagagggaacagcctaggaggttcctggagcatgctggggataacttcctgacccAGCTGGTAAGGGAGctaactagggaaggtgccccgctggacctgctgtttgtgaacagagaaggacttctGGGTGATGTGATGGCTGGAGGCCATCTTGGCAATCACGAAATgatagttttcaattcttggagaagcgaggagggaggtcagcagaactgccaccttggacttctggagagCAGGCTTTGTCCTAtttaggagcctggttgacagagtcccttgggaggcagtcctgaagggcacaggagtccaggaaggctcgacattcttcaagaaggaaatcttaagggcacaggagctggctgtccccatgtgctacAAGACaagctggcagggaagaagaccaggcctggctgaacagagagctttagctggaactcaggaaaagaAGGAGAGTTTATaaactttggaagaaggggcaggcaattCATGAGGACTACAATGATGTCATGAGGTtatgcagagagaaaattagaGGGGCCAAaacccaactagaacttaacctggctagtgctgtaaaagacaataaagtGTCTCTATAAATACAATAGCAACAGAAGGAGgtctaaggagaatctccatcctttattggatccggggaaaacatagtgacaaaggctgaggaaaaggctgaggtacttaatgctttctttgcctcagtctttaatagtaagaccagttgttctcggggtccccagccccctgagctggaagatagggatggggagcagaatgaagcccccgtaatccaaggggaaatggttatcGACCTGCTACATCTCTTAGACACACAAAAGTCTATgaggctggatgggatccacccaagggtaggtactgagggagctggtggaagtgctcgccgagccactttccatcatttctcAGCAGTCCTAGCTAACCGGAGAGGTCCCAGCTGACTAGAAGTTACCAAATGTGACGCCCCTCTACAAGAAGGGCCATCAGGAGGATCAGGGGAACTAacgattctgtggttctatgacaACATTATCTTTATTGTTGTGGTTTTGAGATCGCTACATTCAGTGCCATGTGACCTTCAGAGAAGGGAACAAAACTATAATTGAAAGAACTGTCAAAAGAGAAGGCTAGGGCTGCTCTGATTTTCaccttgtttttttattttctattacagGTAGCACAGACGGTATTGGGAAGGCGTATGCTGAAGAACTGGCAAAACGTGGTGTCAACATCATCTTAATCAGCCGAAACAAAGCGAAGCTGGAGGCTGTATCTAGAAGCATATCTGAAACCTATAAAGTGGAAACAGACTTCATAGTAGCTGACTTCAGCAAGGGGCGTGAGCCTTACCCAGCCATTAAGGAGGCtctgaaagacagagaaattgGCATTTTGGTGAATAATGTGGGAATGTTTTATTCTTACCCGGACTATTTTACCAACCTGCCTGAGGATATGCTGTGGGACATGATCAACATTAATATTGCTTCTGCTAACATGATGGTGCATATTGTGCTGCCGGGCATggtagagaagaagaaaggggcaATTGTGAATGTTTCTTCTGCATCCTGTTGTCAGCCAACACCAATGTTCACCATCTATGGAGCCTCTAAAGTAAGTTGGGGTGTAATGTTTAATGGTATGCACTGAAAAGTAGATGCATTATAGGTTGGTTGGTTGTAAACATATTCAGCACAGATATCCAAATATACTTGAAAGTTTTCTAGGGATTTGTTCAAGTATCGGAGGTGAAGGTTACATGTAATATGCAGCAAACTCTTTGTCTTCACCAATACTGGGCTTTGAACCAAAGTCAGTGCTATCTGGATTGTGTGTGAACTGTGGCATAACGGTAGTTCTAGGAAAAATGTTACCTTCCTCAGAGGAATGATGCACAAAGCAAAGTGGCAGTTCTATGAGCCGTTGAAAGGGTCAGgaatttcatctctctctcc encodes:
- the HSDL1 gene encoding inactive hydroxysteroid dehydrogenase-like protein 1 isoform X3; protein product: MRGTGRWPKDFRAVRTRRCGAFAGKGLVITMAAVDRFYLLYREISRSCSFYVEALAIVGAWYAVRKCVSLAFNTYSMLRVHVIPKLGGEIDLVKRYGKWAVVTGSTDGIGKAYAEELAKRGVNIILISRNKAKLEAVSRSISETYKVETDFIVADFSKGREPYPAIKEALKDREIGILVNNVGMFYSYPDYFTNLPEDMLWDMININIASANMMVHIVLPGMVEKKKGAIVNVSSASCCQPTPMFTIYGASKTYLDYFSRALHYEYASKGIFVQSLTPFIIATKMVACSSITSERSFFFPSAEEYASHAVSTLGISTRTTGYWKHAIKFTLGWLAISFANSSRELTLPSEMEYRTQLPHPE
- the HSDL1 gene encoding inactive hydroxysteroid dehydrogenase-like protein 1 isoform X1, coding for MRLVITMAAVDRFYLLYREISRSCSFYVEALAIVGAWYAVRKCVSLAFNTYSMLRVHVIPKLGGEIDLVKRYGKWAVVTGSTDGIGKAYAEELAKRGVNIILISRNKAKLEAVSRSISETYKVETDFIVADFSKGREPYPAIKEALKDREIGILVNNVGMFYSYPDYFTNLPEDMLWDMININIASANMMVHIVLPGMVEKKKGAIVNVSSASCCQPTPMFTIYGASKTYLDYFSRALHYEYASKGIFVQSLTPFIIATKMVACSSITSERSFFFPSAEEYASHAVSTLGISTRTTGYWKHAIKFTLGERLPEWIWAWFAMYFCRIIRKEALTHKAK
- the HSDL1 gene encoding inactive hydroxysteroid dehydrogenase-like protein 1 isoform X2, giving the protein MAAVDRFYLLYREISRSCSFYVEALAIVGAWYAVRKCVSLAFNTYSMLRVHVIPKLGGEIDLVKRYGKWAVVTGSTDGIGKAYAEELAKRGVNIILISRNKAKLEAVSRSISETYKVETDFIVADFSKGREPYPAIKEALKDREIGILVNNVGMFYSYPDYFTNLPEDMLWDMININIASANMMVHIVLPGMVEKKKGAIVNVSSASCCQPTPMFTIYGASKTYLDYFSRALHYEYASKGIFVQSLTPFIIATKMVACSSITSERSFFFPSAEEYASHAVSTLGISTRTTGYWKHAIKFTLGERLPEWIWAWFAMYFCRIIRKEALTHKAK